Proteins encoded together in one Variovorax paradoxus window:
- a CDS encoding ABC transporter substrate-binding protein: MKKTLIACTVVASFALPALAQQQLTVVNFGGANANAQKKAYYEPYEKAGTKIIPVEYNGEQAKIKAMVETKKVTWDVVEVESPDAARGCDEGLFEKLDYAKIGNKADFLPAAVTDCGVGLFVWSTVMAYNGEKLKTAPTSWADFWDVKKIPGKRGMRKGARYNLEFALMADGVKPADVYKVLATKDGAERAFKKLSELKPNIQWWEAGAQPPQFLVAGDVVLTTVYNGRIDAANREGRDLKIFWPGGIYDLDYLVIPKGAPNKEASLKYIQFVMQPANQAVYAQNIAYGPANTKALASLSPKVLADLPTSAGNAKEALQFNVAFWADQGEALEKRFASWATQ; encoded by the coding sequence ATGAAAAAGACACTCATCGCCTGCACCGTCGTCGCCAGCTTCGCGCTGCCGGCGCTTGCCCAGCAGCAGCTCACCGTCGTCAACTTCGGTGGCGCCAACGCCAACGCGCAAAAGAAGGCGTACTACGAGCCCTACGAGAAGGCCGGCACCAAGATCATTCCGGTCGAATACAACGGCGAGCAGGCCAAGATCAAGGCCATGGTCGAAACCAAGAAGGTCACCTGGGACGTGGTCGAGGTCGAATCGCCCGATGCGGCGCGCGGCTGCGACGAAGGCCTGTTCGAAAAGCTCGACTACGCGAAGATCGGCAACAAGGCCGACTTTCTTCCGGCAGCGGTCACCGACTGCGGCGTGGGCCTCTTCGTGTGGTCGACCGTCATGGCCTACAACGGCGAAAAGCTCAAGACCGCGCCCACCAGCTGGGCCGACTTCTGGGACGTGAAGAAGATCCCGGGCAAGCGCGGCATGCGCAAGGGTGCGCGCTACAACCTGGAGTTCGCGCTCATGGCCGACGGCGTAAAGCCGGCCGACGTGTACAAGGTGCTGGCCACCAAGGACGGCGCGGAACGCGCGTTCAAGAAGCTCAGCGAACTCAAGCCGAACATCCAGTGGTGGGAAGCCGGCGCGCAGCCGCCGCAGTTTCTGGTGGCCGGCGACGTGGTGCTCACCACCGTGTACAACGGCCGCATCGACGCCGCCAACCGCGAGGGCCGCGACCTCAAGATCTTCTGGCCGGGCGGCATCTACGACCTGGACTACCTGGTGATTCCGAAAGGCGCACCCAACAAGGAAGCCTCGCTCAAGTACATCCAGTTCGTGATGCAGCCGGCCAACCAGGCGGTCTACGCGCAGAACATCGCCTATGGTCCCGCCAACACCAAGGCACTGGCTTCGCTCAGCCCCAAGGTGCTGGCCGATCTGCCGACATCGGCGGGCAACGCGAAGGAAGCGCTGCAGTTCAACGTCGCCTTCTGGGCGGACCAGGGCGAGGCGCTCGAGAAGCGCTTCGCATCCTGGGCCACCCAGTAA
- a CDS encoding ABC transporter ATP-binding protein, with the protein MTAEPLVRFQRVQKTYDGEHLVVRQLDLDIHRGEFLSLLGPSGSGKTTTLMMLAGFESPTSGEILLNGKPITGTPPHKRHFGMVFQNYALFPHLSVGQNVAYPLTVRKVPKDEQQRRVQRALDMVQLRGMTDRLPGQLSGGQQQRVALARALVFEPQLVLMDEPLGALDKQLREHMQIELKDLHRQLGVTFVYVTHDQSEALTMSDRVAVFNEGVIQQLDTVDRLYEKPSNRFVAGFVGDNTVLKGQLSRAGEHAEMTLPDGRVLSGLNVGAAAAGSAVEACIRPERVVLHRGSEVSGPNMLQAEVARVIYFGDHLRLLCNVGGGQAEATVKLPLTGLNGAAAPQGGESVSLEFPVAHARMYAL; encoded by the coding sequence ATGACAGCAGAACCCCTGGTGCGTTTCCAGCGCGTTCAGAAAACCTACGACGGCGAGCACCTGGTGGTGCGCCAGCTCGACCTGGACATTCACCGCGGCGAGTTCCTGAGCCTGCTCGGACCGTCGGGTTCGGGCAAGACCACCACGCTGATGATGCTGGCGGGCTTCGAGTCGCCGACCTCCGGGGAAATCCTGCTGAACGGCAAGCCGATCACGGGCACGCCGCCGCACAAGCGGCACTTCGGCATGGTGTTCCAGAACTACGCGCTGTTTCCGCACCTGAGCGTGGGCCAGAACGTGGCCTACCCGCTCACCGTGCGCAAGGTGCCGAAAGACGAGCAGCAGCGCCGCGTGCAGCGCGCGCTCGACATGGTTCAGCTGCGCGGCATGACCGACCGGCTCCCGGGCCAGCTTTCGGGCGGCCAGCAGCAGCGCGTGGCGCTGGCGCGCGCGCTGGTGTTCGAGCCCCAACTGGTGCTGATGGACGAGCCGCTGGGCGCGCTCGACAAGCAGCTGCGCGAGCACATGCAGATCGAGCTGAAAGACCTGCACCGCCAACTGGGCGTGACCTTCGTCTACGTGACGCACGACCAGAGCGAGGCGCTCACCATGAGCGACCGCGTCGCGGTGTTCAACGAGGGCGTGATCCAGCAGCTGGACACGGTCGACAGGCTGTATGAAAAGCCCTCCAACCGTTTCGTGGCCGGCTTCGTCGGCGACAACACGGTGCTCAAGGGGCAACTGAGCCGCGCCGGCGAACACGCCGAAATGACGCTGCCCGACGGCCGCGTGCTGAGCGGCCTCAACGTGGGCGCAGCCGCTGCCGGCAGCGCCGTGGAGGCATGCATTCGCCCCGAGCGCGTGGTGCTGCACCGCGGCAGCGAGGTGTCGGGCCCCAACATGCTGCAGGCCGAGGTGGCGCGCGTCATCTACTTTGGCGACCACCTGCGGCTGCTCTGCAATGTGGGTGGCGGGCAGGCCGAAGCCACAGTGAAGCTGCCGCTCACCGGCCTCAACGGCGCGGCCGCACCGCAAGGCGGCGAGTCGGTGTCGCTCGAATTTCCGGTTGCGCATGCGCGCATGTATGCACTCTGA
- the gabT gene encoding 4-aminobutyrate--2-oxoglutarate transaminase, producing the protein MQREPHLTNAALMARRGAAVARGVGQAHEIFVSRAANAEVWDVEGRRYIDFAGGIAVLNTGHCHPEISAAVKAQVDLYSHTCFQVLAYEPYVELAERLNALAPGNFAKKSIFLSTGAEAVENAVKIARAYTRRPGVIAFTGGYHGRTMMTLGLTGKVAPYKIGFGPFPGEVFHALYPNALHGVSVDDALHSVELLFKNDIEPERVAAFILEPVQGEGGFYVAPNDFVEGLRALADRHGILIIADEVQTGAGRTGTWFASEQWPVAPDLITTAKSMAGGFPISGVVGRAEVMDAPAPGGLGGTYAGSPIGCAAALAVLKVFDDEQLLARSRALGERLTAGLRRMAAEIPAIGDVRGLGAMVAIELFEEGDTARPDAALTRRVVAEAARRGLILLSCGTYGNVIRVLVPLTASDLLVDEGLSLLADSFAALR; encoded by the coding sequence ATGCAGCGCGAACCCCATCTCACCAATGCCGCCCTCATGGCCCGCCGCGGCGCGGCCGTGGCCCGCGGCGTTGGCCAGGCCCATGAAATCTTCGTCAGCCGGGCGGCCAACGCCGAGGTCTGGGACGTGGAAGGGCGCCGCTACATCGACTTTGCCGGCGGCATCGCGGTGCTCAACACCGGCCACTGCCACCCCGAAATCAGCGCGGCGGTCAAGGCGCAGGTCGACCTGTATTCGCACACCTGCTTCCAGGTGCTGGCCTACGAACCCTATGTGGAGCTGGCCGAGCGGCTGAACGCGCTGGCGCCGGGCAACTTTGCGAAGAAGTCGATCTTCCTGAGCACCGGCGCCGAGGCGGTCGAAAACGCCGTGAAGATCGCCCGCGCCTACACCAGGCGGCCGGGCGTCATCGCCTTTACCGGCGGCTACCACGGCCGCACCATGATGACGCTGGGCCTCACCGGCAAGGTGGCGCCCTACAAGATCGGCTTCGGCCCGTTTCCGGGCGAGGTGTTCCATGCGCTGTACCCGAACGCACTGCACGGCGTGAGCGTGGACGACGCCCTGCATTCGGTCGAGCTGCTGTTCAAGAACGACATCGAGCCCGAGCGCGTGGCGGCCTTCATCCTGGAGCCGGTGCAGGGGGAGGGCGGCTTCTACGTCGCGCCCAACGATTTCGTCGAAGGCCTGCGCGCGCTGGCGGACCGCCACGGCATCCTGATCATTGCCGACGAAGTGCAGACCGGCGCCGGCCGCACCGGCACCTGGTTTGCCAGCGAGCAGTGGCCCGTGGCGCCCGACCTGATCACCACCGCCAAGTCGATGGCGGGCGGCTTTCCGATCTCCGGCGTGGTCGGCCGCGCCGAGGTGATGGATGCGCCCGCGCCCGGCGGGCTGGGCGGCACCTACGCCGGCAGCCCCATCGGCTGCGCCGCGGCGCTGGCGGTGCTCAAGGTGTTCGACGACGAGCAGCTGCTGGCGCGCAGCAGGGCGCTGGGCGAACGGCTCACGGCGGGCCTGCGCCGCATGGCGGCCGAGATTCCGGCCATCGGTGACGTGCGGGGCCTTGGCGCCATGGTGGCCATCGAGCTATTCGAAGAGGGCGATACGGCGCGTCCGGACGCGGCATTGACCCGCCGGGTGGTGGCTGAAGCGGCGCGGCGCGGGTTAATCCTGCTGTCATGCGGCACCTACGGCAATGTAATTCGCGTGCTGGTGCCGTTGACGGCATCCGACTTGCTTGTGGACGAAGGCCTGTCGCTTCTCGCGGACAGCTTCGCCGCGCTGCGCTGA